CTGCTGCTTCGCTTTTCCGCAGAGGTCGAGGTCTCACTGCTTTGGGAGAGGATGCTCCTCGAACACCAGATCGTGCTTCGCTCTTGCGCGAACTTCGAAGGGCTCGCGCCAGGCCATCTGCGTATAGCAGTCCGTTCGGAAACCGAAAATGAGAGGTTGATTCGAGGTCTGGAGCAGGTCCTTCGGCGCGCGAAAGGATAGTGGCCAGAGAGGAAATTCGCCCCCTCTGCTTGCAAAACAACGCGCTGCAGGCTTGGTATAGGAATCCCAGGGGAGCGGCGCGTTTTAGGCTCGCAGGGGTTGTGATCACTGAACTACACTTTTTGCTCCTAAATACTGGATTGCTATTTCAATCGAAGAATGACAACGCTTTCCGGTTGAACAAGAAATTGTAGTTTGCCGGAAGATAGCTCTACGGAGACTTTATCGCCGAGCAGGACATCTGCCTTGGTGCAATTCTGGAGGGCCGTCTTGTCAGTGGACAGAAGAATGGTCTTAGGATGCTCTGCTTTATTCACCATCACGAGAACGCGTTGCGACCCAGACGAACAACCACGATCAAAATCAAATCCACGCACGTAGCTGATCGAATCAGCTGCCACGTCTTCAATCTGTATGCCGCCAGCTTCTAACTCAGGGGAGGTCTTGCGGAGGGTAGTTAGAAGGCTTACCCAGTCATGCATCTTTCGCTGGGGTTCGGTTCGCGCGCTACTGTCAAATGCATTGTTTTCTGTCTTTTGTCCATCGTGGGGAAAGCCGCCGGGAAAGTCACGCCGATTGTCGGGATCGTCTCCGCCGGTCATGGCGATCTCGTCGCCGGAGTAGATGAGCGGAGTGCCTCGCATGGTCAACAGGATTGCGAACGCCAGCTTCATCTTCTCTTCGGTCGCCCCTTGTTCACCCAAAAAGCGCTTCGTATCATGGCTGCCGATGAGTGGAACGAGGCGCTCCGGATGCGGATAGAGGCCGTCCTGACTAAGAATATCCGCGATCTGCGACATGGGCGCGCCACGCAGCAGTGTATTCCGGATGGCAGAGTACATAGGGTAGTCAAAGGGGGTATCTAAGCCGGTGTCGATCGAGCCTTGATCGCCGCTACGCACTGCGCCGCCAGCGAAGAATGAGTTCAAGACGGGATACATATCGAAGGTCCCGTTGAATACTTCGCCTACCGTCGTTAGCTTCGGATAGGTGGCACGGAGCTGCGAATGGAAGTCATGCCAGAAGGTCCGGCCGACGTAGGGAAAGGTGTCAAGCCTGAGACCGTCCGCACCGGACTCCTCGATCCACCAGAGAGTGTTCTGGATGAGGTAACGAGAGACAGCCGGATTTTCCTGATTCATGTCGGGCAGGAGATTGACGAACCATCCATTGAGCACCTTCTCTCGATCACGCCAGGGAGCGT
The nucleotide sequence above comes from Tunturibacter empetritectus. Encoded proteins:
- a CDS encoding alpha-amylase family glycosyl hydrolase; translated protein: MPPPMLLVHGEHLTGCTFRLRNSKALITKQSVSTNGRWAFLDISTASAAPGTFLIEARNADGVATSPYTLEKRRTASDQPRGFSSADVMYLIMTDRFADGDPSNDHQPGMPYALDVPNAWHGGDLRGIEQHLDYLAELGVTTIWITPVVQNREPESYHGYGATDLYKVDDHFGSLDDLRTLSNKLHERGMKLVLDIVPNHVGPAHPWVEDSPQPDWFHGTKANHSEAVGTFQTLLDPYAPWRDREKVLNGWFVNLLPDMNQENPAVSRYLIQNTLWWIEESGADGLRLDTFPYVGRTFWHDFHSQLRATYPKLTTVGEVFNGTFDMYPVLNSFFAGGAVRSGDQGSIDTGLDTPFDYPMYSAIRNTLLRGAPMSQIADILSQDGLYPHPERLVPLIGSHDTKRFLGEQGATEEKMKLAFAILLTMRGTPLIYSGDEIAMTGGDDPDNRRDFPGGFPHDGQKTENNAFDSSARTEPQRKMHDWVSLLTTLRKTSPELEAGGIQIEDVAADSISYVRGFDFDRGCSSGSQRVLVMVNKAEHPKTILLSTDKTALQNCTKADVLLGDKVSVELSSGKLQFLVQPESVVILRLK